One genomic window of Hydrogenispora ethanolica includes the following:
- a CDS encoding DUF3990 domain-containing protein codes for MPKTNALPRWVYYGTTTEFQRGFQRMNLKKVRQSREFGCGFYADGQRETACQRARHSAADSLQPPLLVTFRVDTQRLQQLKGLFFPFPDASWQNFILKNLLPANAGRPEYEFVYGPAAHASVLQCITEIKNGRQSYADLQRACQEAEHAPVGYQLCCLTDQALGALILKGSLVLA; via the coding sequence ATGCCCAAGACCAACGCCTTGCCACGCTGGGTTTATTACGGAACCACCACCGAGTTCCAGCGCGGCTTCCAACGGATGAATCTTAAAAAAGTCCGCCAGTCCCGGGAATTCGGTTGCGGCTTTTATGCCGATGGGCAACGGGAGACCGCCTGCCAAAGAGCACGGCATAGCGCGGCCGACAGTCTCCAGCCGCCTCTGCTGGTTACCTTCCGGGTCGACACGCAACGGCTCCAACAATTGAAGGGCCTGTTTTTTCCCTTTCCGGACGCTTCCTGGCAGAATTTTATACTCAAAAACTTACTGCCAGCGAACGCGGGCCGGCCCGAGTATGAATTCGTCTACGGCCCGGCGGCTCATGCCAGCGTGCTTCAGTGCATCACCGAGATTAAAAACGGCCGGCAGAGTTACGCCGATTTACAGCGCGCCTGTCAAGAAGCGGAGCATGCTCCGGTCGGTTATCAATTATGCTGTCTCACCGACCAGGCTCTCGGAGCGTTAATCCTCAAAGGCTCACTGGTTTTGGCTTAA
- a CDS encoding winged helix-turn-helix domain-containing protein, with protein MNKLQWTKEEARRFILAHQGLWPPARLAGKNGILEYIRRVGCIQFDPLDMVGRNPELVLQARLADFRPEMLGELLYQERKLLDGWDKMMSIYSVTDWPFFRRQREADREKCLKRCPELVEVLPLVRRAITERGPLSSLDLDYNESVDWPWAPTRLSRAALESMYFWGELIIHHKVHTRKVYDFASRHLPGELLAAADPNRTSEQYRDWHLLRRIGGIGLVWNKSGDAWLGIPGTQAAERNAAISRLLRKKQLLEVAVAGIATPCFIRTEDWQRLEGTFRLDSPGQGAILAPLDNLLWERRLLKELFEFDYRWEVYKPVAERLYGYYVLPVLHGERFVARCEPVRDKSERLLVMKNWWWEPEVTDLEQVKKDLAECFKRFMQYLDVVAVRIDEELSEREGLEWLAGLKLSQNQ; from the coding sequence ATGAACAAGCTGCAGTGGACGAAGGAAGAAGCGCGCCGGTTTATCCTGGCCCACCAGGGGCTTTGGCCGCCGGCCCGGTTGGCTGGCAAGAATGGGATTCTGGAGTACATTCGGCGGGTGGGATGTATCCAATTTGACCCTTTGGATATGGTAGGACGCAATCCGGAGCTGGTGCTCCAGGCCCGGTTAGCCGATTTCCGACCGGAGATGTTGGGGGAGCTGCTCTACCAGGAGCGGAAACTCTTGGACGGTTGGGATAAGATGATGTCGATTTATTCCGTGACGGACTGGCCGTTCTTTCGAAGACAGCGGGAGGCGGACCGGGAAAAATGTCTGAAGCGTTGCCCGGAGCTGGTTGAGGTATTGCCCTTGGTCCGCCGGGCGATTACGGAGCGGGGTCCGTTATCCTCTTTGGATCTGGATTACAATGAGAGCGTGGATTGGCCTTGGGCGCCGACCCGTTTGTCCCGGGCCGCTTTGGAAAGCATGTATTTTTGGGGTGAATTAATCATTCACCATAAGGTTCATACCCGGAAGGTATATGATTTTGCTTCCCGCCATCTGCCGGGGGAATTATTGGCCGCCGCGGACCCCAACCGTACGAGCGAACAGTACCGGGACTGGCATCTGTTGCGGCGGATCGGCGGCATTGGCCTGGTCTGGAATAAGTCGGGCGATGCCTGGCTCGGCATTCCGGGTACCCAGGCGGCGGAGCGGAACGCCGCCATCAGCCGGTTGCTCCGCAAAAAACAACTATTGGAAGTAGCGGTGGCTGGAATCGCAACCCCATGTTTTATCCGGACCGAGGATTGGCAGCGGCTGGAAGGAACCTTTCGTCTCGACTCGCCGGGGCAAGGGGCGATTTTGGCCCCTCTGGATAACCTGCTCTGGGAGCGCCGCTTGCTGAAGGAGCTATTTGAATTCGATTACCGGTGGGAGGTCTATAAACCCGTTGCAGAACGCCTATACGGCTATTATGTCTTGCCCGTGCTGCACGGCGAACGCTTTGTGGCCCGTTGCGAACCGGTGCGGGATAAGTCCGAGCGACTGCTGGTGATGAAGAATTGGTGGTGGGAACCTGAAGTGACCGACCTGGAGCAGGTGAAGAAGGATCTGGCTGAATGCTTCAAGCGGTTCATGCAATATCTTGACGTCGTAGCGGTCCGGATCGATGAAGAATTGTCCGAGCGGGAAGGACTGGAATGGTTGGCCGGACTGAAATTAAGCCAAAACCAGTGA
- a CDS encoding RCC1 domain-containing protein encodes MKKILLFLLGLLLLLSGCGGKSRSNPSQTGALRLTINNAMFQNRTIQPPLDMVIKTFHISGVGPGDAKIPDTEITENTTTIGSLVPGNWTITVDAKNAAGTLIASGYATTAVVSGTTSPLTIDVRLLNGKGVLRLDLSWPDGIISQPAVTGTLTSVTGTQIPLTFSLSGTTASYENTQLEAGYYQLWVQLKSRDHQAWGAMEAVRIIAGQTSTGTYPLTGPQIDPNEGGLIIIVNPDLQSPITITFSGQLAEIRQGTTMNIQATTSEAVDGYQWFLDGNQIANQNTPSISVGGDLRLGGHRLDLLVTKGHIFSSETIHFKVIAADATPSPTPTPTPQPGFSAVATGDEYSLVLKNGQVYAWGRNNYGQLGIGSYTDKAAPTQIPDLSGITQIATGKYHSLALKNDGTLYAWGYNNTGQVGNGTTSSANHPNAPQIVLTNVKAIAAGADFSMALKQDGTVWTWGDNSAGQLGVGTTQSSTTPGMVPGISNIVAIAAGMNFALALNSNGTINAWGANSNGQLGNNSNSSSLSPVAVANLTHVIAIGAGEMHSLAATSDGKVWGWGNGSSGQLGNGTSSRKIPTEIAGISNVIQISGGLYHSIALSSDGTVWTWGSNSTGQLGRNDISGRSDTPVQVSSLSGVTAIATKTSHSLICNASGVFWSWGKNNYGQLGNGGTTTSFVPVPVPGL; translated from the coding sequence TTGAAAAAAATCCTGCTTTTTCTGCTCGGTTTATTGCTCCTGCTTTCCGGCTGCGGCGGCAAAAGCCGCTCCAATCCGTCTCAGACCGGCGCACTCCGACTGACCATCAATAATGCCATGTTTCAAAACCGGACCATTCAACCGCCACTGGATATGGTGATCAAAACTTTCCATATCTCCGGCGTTGGTCCCGGTGACGCCAAAATCCCCGACACCGAAATCACTGAGAACACCACGACGATCGGCTCCCTGGTTCCGGGGAATTGGACCATCACCGTCGACGCCAAGAACGCCGCCGGGACGCTCATCGCCTCCGGCTACGCCACAACCGCGGTGGTTTCCGGGACAACCTCCCCGTTGACCATCGATGTCAGGCTGTTAAATGGCAAAGGCGTGCTCCGCCTCGATCTCTCGTGGCCGGACGGAATCATCTCCCAACCCGCCGTGACCGGGACCCTGACCTCCGTTACAGGAACCCAAATTCCCCTTACCTTTTCCCTGTCGGGAACCACCGCAAGTTACGAGAACACTCAGCTCGAAGCAGGTTATTACCAGCTTTGGGTGCAGTTGAAAAGCCGGGATCATCAAGCGTGGGGCGCCATGGAGGCGGTCCGGATCATCGCCGGCCAGACCTCCACAGGAACTTATCCGTTGACGGGACCGCAGATCGATCCCAATGAAGGCGGCCTCATCATCATCGTCAACCCGGATCTGCAGAGTCCGATCACCATTACCTTCAGCGGCCAGCTCGCTGAGATCCGCCAGGGCACGACCATGAATATCCAGGCCACCACTTCCGAAGCGGTCGACGGTTACCAATGGTTCCTGGATGGTAATCAAATCGCCAATCAGAATACCCCTTCCATTTCAGTCGGCGGCGATCTGAGACTCGGGGGTCACCGGCTCGATTTGCTGGTAACCAAAGGCCATATTTTCAGCTCGGAGACCATTCATTTCAAAGTCATAGCAGCCGACGCCACTCCATCGCCTACCCCAACCCCGACGCCGCAGCCCGGTTTCTCCGCAGTGGCAACCGGGGACGAGTACAGCCTGGTGCTGAAAAACGGCCAGGTATATGCTTGGGGACGCAATAACTACGGCCAATTGGGAATCGGCTCTTACACGGATAAAGCCGCTCCGACTCAGATCCCCGATCTTTCGGGAATAACCCAAATCGCTACCGGGAAATATCATAGTCTGGCGTTGAAAAATGATGGGACGCTGTATGCCTGGGGCTATAACAACACCGGCCAAGTCGGCAACGGAACGACCTCTTCCGCTAACCACCCCAATGCTCCCCAGATCGTGCTCACCAACGTCAAGGCAATCGCCGCCGGGGCCGATTTCAGCATGGCCTTAAAACAAGACGGCACCGTTTGGACATGGGGCGACAACAGCGCCGGTCAACTGGGGGTCGGCACCACTCAAAGCTCCACTACTCCCGGGATGGTTCCGGGAATAAGCAATATCGTCGCGATAGCGGCAGGTATGAATTTTGCCCTGGCTTTAAACAGCAACGGTACGATTAATGCTTGGGGAGCAAACTCCAACGGACAGTTGGGCAATAATTCAAACTCTTCATCCCTTTCTCCGGTTGCCGTCGCAAACTTGACCCATGTCATCGCCATCGGAGCCGGGGAGATGCATAGTTTGGCCGCGACAAGCGATGGAAAGGTCTGGGGATGGGGCAACGGTTCCTCCGGCCAACTTGGCAACGGAACGTCGTCTCGGAAAATCCCCACTGAAATTGCAGGAATATCCAATGTGATTCAAATATCGGGAGGACTCTATCACTCTATCGCCCTGTCCAGCGACGGGACCGTCTGGACTTGGGGTTCAAACAGCACGGGGCAATTGGGCCGGAACGACATCTCCGGAAGGAGCGACACTCCGGTTCAGGTGTCCTCCCTCTCCGGCGTGACCGCCATCGCCACCAAGACCAGCCATAGTCTGATTTGCAACGCCTCCGGCGTCTTCTGGTCATGGGGCAAAAATAATTACGGTCAATTGGGGAACGGCGGGACCACTACCAGTTTCGTTCCGGTGCCGGTCCCCGGTTTGTAA
- a CDS encoding MBL fold metallo-hydrolase gives MSPQAKITYLFHSGYAVETAHFLFIFDYYQPAADLPATLENGFITGEWLRDRSNVYVFASHRHSDHFDPAILEWSAANPEINYIFSRDIRKKPASPKFHSLSAAQEFSAPGITVRAFGSTDVGVSFWLQADGLNLFHAGDLNWWHWKEETPQEQATAEKAFKAEIAKLEGRDIDIAFFPVDRRLEEYYADGAIYFATKLQPRLLLPMHFGHDYPATQDFAVKAKTLDIPTVAITRRGQVIMF, from the coding sequence ATGAGTCCGCAAGCGAAGATCACCTATCTGTTCCACAGCGGATACGCGGTGGAAACCGCCCATTTTTTATTCATCTTCGACTATTACCAGCCCGCGGCCGACCTGCCCGCGACGCTGGAAAACGGCTTTATCACCGGCGAATGGCTGCGCGACCGTTCCAATGTCTATGTCTTTGCCTCGCACCGGCACAGCGATCATTTTGACCCGGCCATTCTGGAATGGAGCGCCGCCAATCCCGAAATCAACTATATTTTCAGCCGTGATATCCGAAAAAAGCCCGCTTCACCCAAATTCCATTCTTTGTCCGCCGCTCAGGAATTTTCAGCCCCCGGAATTACCGTGCGGGCCTTTGGCTCGACAGATGTGGGCGTTTCCTTTTGGCTTCAGGCCGACGGCCTCAATCTCTTCCACGCCGGAGATCTCAACTGGTGGCATTGGAAAGAAGAGACCCCTCAGGAGCAGGCCACTGCCGAAAAAGCTTTCAAAGCCGAGATTGCCAAACTGGAAGGCAGGGATATCGACATCGCCTTTTTCCCGGTCGACCGCAGATTGGAAGAGTATTACGCCGACGGCGCCATATATTTTGCAACGAAGCTCCAGCCGCGTTTGCTGCTTCCGATGCATTTCGGCCACGACTACCCAGCCACTCAAGATTTTGCCGTAAAGGCCAAAACTCTCGATATACCCACCGTTGCTATCACCCGCCGCGGTCAGGTTATTATGTTCTAA
- a CDS encoding EAL domain-containing protein: protein MLSAEYIAESKEQCLKLGLDPQAALRLETGDPAAFKRKFAEYRQVLSVIDAFAAKFLRLGPGMPVLVLTTDERGMILKLDGDVTMKEHIRQLGIAAGSRIGEEWNGTNSVSLALRHRQPCTVIGAEHYNRTLQNVACYSAPFRCHAAGAVCGTLSLLTFTEHANGLFASLLHTVVDAIERELTLQDHNRQLNILNKILADSAKTGIVIADCSGNVTEFNHYAEVLTGLKKSELLGKPLEVLDPFGKYIAEILENHVAREDVEVVIELPQHQKKLALLFDGMPIDDADHGLIGAYGQFRDISERYRTEERIQYLANHDDLTGLPNRRYFHDFLEREIQNAQAGHSQIALLLLDLDRFKRINDTLGHFIGDRLLMKVAARLEQCIGDQDKVFRMGGDEFIVVLTKLAHPKAACAVAAALGESLKAPFQVEQYEFDLTASIGIAYYPFNGRTVKDLLIHADTAMFQVKEQGRNSFLTFNPGMNRRYEEQLALEKYLRKAIVKNELLLHYQPQIELESGAIVGLEALIRWNHPVLGQLAPNEFIPLAEETGLIVSIGEWVLREACQQFRRWLDLGLLQEARVAVNLSSRQFVKCGLVNMVRKALQETGLDSRFLELEITESVTMDMARASNILGGLANLGVKIAIDDFGTGYSSLSYLKRFTLHCLKIDRSFIQDLRTDPGAMGIVNAILAMARSLGLKVIAEGVETEEQVQLLHEMNCPIVQGHYFYQPATAPAIEELLAERLNSVSKTRRKRRN from the coding sequence ATGCTCAGTGCTGAATATATCGCCGAATCCAAAGAACAATGCCTGAAATTGGGGTTGGATCCCCAGGCGGCGCTGCGCTTGGAAACCGGCGATCCGGCCGCATTTAAACGCAAATTTGCTGAATACCGGCAGGTGTTGTCGGTTATCGATGCCTTTGCCGCCAAATTTTTAAGACTCGGGCCGGGAATGCCGGTTCTGGTCCTAACCACCGACGAGCGGGGAATGATCCTCAAGCTGGACGGCGACGTGACCATGAAGGAGCACATCCGGCAGCTCGGGATCGCGGCGGGTTCCCGCATCGGCGAGGAATGGAACGGCACCAATTCGGTCAGTCTCGCTTTGCGGCACCGGCAACCCTGTACGGTCATCGGGGCCGAACACTACAATCGCACTTTGCAGAATGTGGCCTGCTATTCCGCCCCGTTTCGCTGTCATGCCGCCGGGGCGGTGTGCGGCACGCTCTCGTTGTTGACCTTCACCGAGCATGCCAACGGGTTGTTCGCTTCTCTGCTCCATACCGTGGTCGACGCGATCGAGCGCGAACTGACGCTGCAGGATCACAATCGCCAGTTGAACATCTTAAACAAGATTTTGGCCGATTCCGCCAAAACCGGGATCGTCATCGCCGATTGCTCCGGCAATGTCACGGAGTTCAACCATTACGCGGAAGTCCTTACCGGCCTGAAAAAAAGCGAACTATTGGGCAAGCCCTTGGAGGTGCTGGACCCTTTCGGAAAATACATCGCGGAAATCCTCGAAAACCATGTCGCCCGGGAAGATGTCGAAGTTGTCATCGAGCTGCCGCAGCACCAAAAGAAGCTGGCGCTGCTCTTCGACGGCATGCCGATCGACGATGCGGATCATGGATTGATCGGTGCTTACGGCCAGTTTCGGGATATTAGCGAACGCTACCGGACCGAGGAACGGATCCAGTATCTGGCCAACCATGACGACTTGACCGGACTGCCCAACCGGCGTTATTTCCATGATTTCCTGGAACGGGAGATCCAGAATGCGCAGGCGGGCCATTCCCAGATCGCACTGTTACTGCTCGACCTGGATCGTTTCAAGCGGATCAATGACACTTTGGGACATTTCATCGGCGATCGGCTGTTGATGAAGGTTGCCGCGCGGCTGGAGCAATGCATCGGCGACCAGGATAAGGTTTTCCGGATGGGCGGCGATGAGTTCATCGTGGTTTTGACCAAGCTGGCGCATCCCAAAGCAGCCTGCGCGGTTGCCGCCGCGCTCGGCGAATCGCTGAAAGCCCCGTTTCAGGTCGAGCAGTATGAGTTCGATCTCACGGCCAGCATCGGCATTGCTTATTATCCTTTCAATGGCCGGACCGTCAAGGATCTCTTGATTCATGCCGATACTGCCATGTTTCAAGTGAAAGAACAGGGCCGGAATAGTTTTTTAACTTTTAATCCCGGAATGAATCGCCGCTACGAAGAACAGTTGGCTCTGGAGAAGTATCTGCGCAAAGCCATCGTCAAAAACGAATTGCTCCTTCATTATCAGCCGCAGATCGAATTGGAGAGCGGCGCCATTGTCGGACTGGAGGCGTTAATCCGCTGGAACCACCCGGTATTGGGCCAATTGGCGCCGAATGAGTTTATTCCGCTAGCCGAAGAGACCGGGTTGATCGTTTCCATCGGCGAGTGGGTGCTACGGGAGGCCTGTCAGCAATTCCGGCGCTGGCTCGATCTAGGGCTGCTCCAGGAAGCCCGGGTGGCCGTCAATCTTTCATCGCGGCAATTTGTCAAGTGCGGGCTGGTGAACATGGTGCGGAAGGCTTTGCAGGAAACCGGCCTGGATTCGCGCTTTTTGGAACTGGAGATTACTGAATCGGTGACGATGGATATGGCTCGCGCCAGCAATATCTTGGGCGGTTTGGCCAATTTGGGCGTCAAGATAGCCATTGACGATTTCGGCACCGGATACAGCTCCTTGAGTTATCTGAAACGGTTTACATTGCATTGCCTGAAGATCGATCGCTCCTTCATCCAGGACCTGCGGACCGACCCCGGTGCAATGGGCATTGTCAACGCGATCCTGGCGATGGCCCGTAGTCTGGGTCTGAAAGTGATTGCCGAAGGCGTGGAAACCGAGGAGCAGGTTCAGCTGCTGCATGAGATGAACTGCCCCATCGTGCAGGGCCATTATTTCTACCAGCCGGCCACCGCTCCGGCGATCGAGGAGTTGCTCGCGGAGCGGTTGAACTCCGTATCGAAGACACGTAGAAAAAGGAGGAACTGA
- a CDS encoding carboxymuconolactone decarboxylase family protein has translation MDNRYQRGIAIMTEMAGDQGRKAMEGVSAFAPDFARLIAEFGFGEVYDRPHLDLKQRELITLSSLITQGAENQLPFHFHSALNIGYTLAELIEVTIHCAVYTGFPRALTALQVLQRVYADREAGKLEV, from the coding sequence ATGGATAACCGATACCAACGGGGCATAGCGATTATGACGGAAATGGCGGGTGATCAAGGCCGCAAGGCGATGGAGGGGGTGAGCGCCTTTGCGCCGGATTTTGCCCGACTGATCGCCGAATTTGGCTTCGGAGAGGTTTATGACCGGCCGCATCTGGATCTGAAACAGCGCGAGCTGATCACCTTATCCTCCCTGATCACCCAGGGCGCGGAGAACCAGCTGCCATTTCATTTTCATTCCGCTTTAAACATCGGGTACACGCTGGCGGAGCTGATCGAGGTCACCATTCATTGCGCGGTGTATACCGGTTTCCCCCGGGCGCTCACTGCCCTGCAGGTGCTGCAACGGGTCTATGCCGACCGGGAAGCGGGGAAGTTGGAGGTCTGA
- a CDS encoding tyrosine-type recombinase/integrase — protein MAGDGTFYQRPSTGKCYFIYNTGEKDAKGRYVQKWVDLDTTDVEEAKNRIKLIRAELVQKGHYNPPSKDTFGGWLDFWLNEIKRPNSKKGEPLKPTTYDDYEYIIRFHIKPKLGQYQLRRITPELLQSFYNQKRKEKKLGFKKDEKGNRLPSEKPLSARTIQKIQMVVRASLNKAVAMKKIPESPDLYVDRVSYHRPNVKFLVTEQVADFLEKIRDDQWYPVYVTAFGTGARLGEIAALRWNDIDFRRSQIKIDESVTTVKTHAEDGPKQRLNWGTTKTTASERIVPAPDDVIDVLKQWRTQQKEWYLARGKNKIDSEDFIFLWEDGHLARPEYLSKHFHKLTEKHGYTGITFHKQRHSFATMLLENGEEIKTIQELLGHDSSEITTDTYTHVAEELKQRARSRLTGFTKRKINQAQ, from the coding sequence TTGGCTGGTGACGGTACTTTTTATCAACGGCCAAGTACCGGTAAATGTTATTTCATTTATAATACCGGTGAAAAGGATGCAAAGGGTCGATATGTCCAAAAATGGGTTGATCTTGACACCACGGATGTAGAGGAAGCAAAAAACCGAATCAAATTAATCAGAGCGGAATTAGTACAAAAAGGTCATTATAATCCGCCTTCGAAAGATACTTTCGGCGGGTGGCTTGATTTCTGGTTAAACGAAATAAAGCGTCCCAATTCGAAAAAAGGTGAGCCTCTTAAGCCCACAACCTATGACGATTATGAATATATTATTCGCTTTCACATTAAACCGAAACTCGGTCAGTACCAATTACGGCGGATTACCCCTGAATTGCTCCAATCGTTTTATAATCAAAAACGAAAAGAGAAAAAATTAGGTTTTAAAAAGGATGAAAAAGGTAATCGACTACCGAGTGAAAAGCCCCTATCAGCTCGAACAATTCAAAAAATTCAAATGGTGGTGCGAGCATCGCTAAATAAAGCGGTCGCCATGAAAAAAATACCCGAGAGCCCCGATTTATACGTCGATAGAGTCTCTTATCACCGACCAAACGTGAAGTTTTTAGTGACGGAACAAGTTGCCGATTTTCTGGAAAAAATTCGAGACGATCAATGGTATCCGGTTTACGTGACCGCTTTTGGGACCGGGGCGCGCCTCGGAGAAATTGCAGCTCTCAGGTGGAACGATATTGACTTTAGACGCTCCCAAATAAAAATCGATGAATCCGTTACCACTGTCAAAACTCATGCCGAAGACGGCCCAAAGCAAAGACTGAATTGGGGTACAACGAAAACTACCGCAAGCGAAAGAATAGTTCCAGCCCCCGACGATGTTATTGATGTTTTAAAACAGTGGAGAACCCAGCAAAAGGAATGGTACTTGGCGCGAGGTAAAAACAAGATTGACTCAGAGGATTTTATCTTTTTATGGGAGGATGGTCATTTAGCTCGGCCTGAATATCTATCAAAGCACTTTCATAAATTAACGGAAAAACATGGCTATACGGGAATTACTTTTCACAAACAGCGGCATAGTTTTGCGACGATGCTTTTAGAAAACGGCGAAGAAATAAAAACGATTCAAGAATTATTAGGACATGATTCATCTGAAATTACAACAGATACATACACTCACGTAGCCGAGGAGCTTAAACAACGGGCTCGGAGCCGATTAACTGGTTTTACCAAAAGAAAAATAAACCAAGCTCAGTAG
- a CDS encoding nitroreductase family protein — protein sequence MNPTLESILNRKSIRKYTSQAITPETIRELLTAAMSAPSACNQQPWHFVVITERNILNELSTIHSGLQMLAEAPLAILICVEPKLAQLDFFWQHDCAAATENILLAATASGLGGVWLGINPNGDEASQRIASIVNLPQSIVPFAMVSLGYPAEVKAAGDRYRPERVHSPGRW from the coding sequence ATGAATCCTACTTTGGAGAGCATTCTCAATCGCAAAAGCATCCGGAAATATACCAGCCAAGCAATAACCCCCGAAACCATTCGGGAACTCTTGACGGCGGCGATGAGCGCCCCCTCGGCCTGCAATCAGCAACCGTGGCATTTTGTCGTGATTACCGAGCGGAATATCTTAAATGAGCTGTCGACGATCCACTCCGGCCTGCAGATGCTGGCCGAAGCGCCCCTGGCCATATTGATTTGCGTCGAACCCAAGCTGGCCCAATTGGACTTTTTCTGGCAACACGACTGCGCCGCCGCTACCGAAAACATTCTCCTCGCGGCGACAGCCTCCGGTCTGGGAGGAGTATGGCTGGGCATTAATCCCAACGGCGACGAAGCCTCGCAACGGATCGCGAGCATCGTAAATCTTCCTCAGTCAATCGTACCTTTCGCCATGGTTTCCCTGGGATATCCCGCTGAAGTCAAGGCCGCGGGCGATCGGTACCGTCCCGAACGGGTTCATTCTCCCGGCCGCTGGTGA
- the rbsK gene encoding ribokinase, which translates to MKKICVIGSINTDLVALVERFPKPGETLTGKEFHTFPGGKGANQAVAAGRLQAAVAMFGKIGADLYGQQTLANLAANGVDHRGVAVVPGVSSGIAVIEVDGSGENHIVIIPGANAAMDRRVIDERFAWLLEYDIFLFQLEIPLDTVCYTMAKLKECGKTIILDPAPAQILPDAVYPCVDFLTPNETEMAILAQQEIDSEDDLNAAAQRLLAKGVGTVLLKAGKDGAYIIDRSGRWHMPGFAVQAVDTTGAGDSFNAGFAVSLAHGGDLRDHVRFANAVGALATTSQGAQSAMPGLEEVRSLLERG; encoded by the coding sequence ATGAAGAAAATATGTGTGATCGGTAGTATCAACACCGATCTGGTAGCGTTGGTCGAACGTTTTCCTAAGCCCGGCGAGACGTTGACTGGTAAAGAGTTCCATACTTTTCCCGGGGGCAAGGGAGCCAATCAGGCGGTCGCCGCCGGACGGCTGCAGGCGGCGGTGGCTATGTTCGGCAAAATCGGCGCTGACCTCTATGGGCAACAAACATTGGCTAACCTGGCGGCGAACGGCGTCGACCACCGGGGTGTCGCGGTCGTGCCTGGCGTCTCTTCCGGAATTGCCGTGATCGAGGTGGACGGGTCGGGCGAGAATCATATTGTGATCATCCCGGGGGCCAATGCCGCGATGGACCGCCGGGTGATTGACGAACGATTCGCTTGGCTGCTGGAGTACGATATCTTTCTTTTTCAGCTGGAGATACCCTTGGATACGGTGTGTTACACCATGGCCAAATTGAAAGAGTGCGGCAAGACCATTATCCTGGACCCGGCCCCCGCCCAAATCCTGCCGGATGCGGTATATCCGTGCGTGGACTTTCTGACCCCCAATGAGACCGAAATGGCGATCCTGGCGCAACAGGAGATCGATTCCGAGGATGATTTGAATGCCGCAGCTCAGCGGTTGCTCGCCAAAGGCGTCGGCACAGTCCTGTTGAAAGCCGGGAAAGACGGCGCTTACATCATCGACCGGTCGGGCAGGTGGCATATGCCGGGCTTTGCGGTCCAGGCGGTGGATACTACCGGCGCCGGTGATTCCTTCAACGCCGGCTTTGCCGTTTCCCTGGCGCATGGAGGCGACCTGCGCGATCATGTCCGTTTCGCCAATGCCGTAGGGGCGCTGGCTACCACTTCCCAAGGGGCCCAAAGCGCCATGCCCGGATTGGAAGAGGTTCGTTCACTGCTTGAGCGGGGGTAA